The genomic window CCGGGTGGCGGATGCCGAGCATGTCGTTGAGCGCGTTGCGTACGTGCACGCGCACCAGGGTCGGCTGCTCCGGGTCCACCGGCCCGCGCAGCATCGCGAAGTGCAGCGCGCGGTCGATGCGATCCTCGAAGGCGATCAGGCGGAAGGGCCCGAAATCGGTCTGTACGTCCTGCTCGGCCACGCGCTCGACGGTGTGCTCGGTGGCCACGCGGTAGCGGATCAGGTCGGCGATGGTGCCCAGCTTGAGGCCATGCTGCCGGGCAAAGGTTTCCAGATCCGGGCGGCGCGCCATGGTGCCGTCCTCGTTGAGGATCTCGACGATCACACCGGCCGGTTCCAGCCCGGCCAGCCGCGCCAGGTCGCAGCCGGCCTCGGTATGGCCGGCGCGCGTCAGCACGCCGCCGGGCTGGGCCATGAGCGGGAAGATATGGCCAGGCTGCACCAGGTCCTCGGGTCGCGCGTCCGGCCGCACGGCGGCCTGGATGGTGCGCGCGCGGTCATGCGCCGAGATGCCGGTGGTCACGCCTTCGGCCGCCTCGATGGACACGGTGAAACGGGTGCGGTGGCTGTCCTCCGCCTGTGCCACCATCAGCGGCAGCCGCAGCTGACGGCAGCGCGCCTGCTCCAGCGTGAGGCAGATCAGGCCGCGGCCATAGCGCGCCATGAAGTTGATATCTTCGGGCCGCGTGTGCACCGCCGCCATCACGAGGTCGCCCTCGTTCTCGCGGTTCTCGTCATCCATCATGATGACCATGCGGCCCTGACGGATGTCGTCGATGATTTCCTCGATGCTGTTCAAGCCCATACTGCCGGCCTGCGAGCCCTCCGCCTGATTGTGCCTGAGCGCGGCATCACTTCTTGCTTGCATGTTTCCGTTTCCGCTTCGGTCGGGCCGTCTTTTTCGCTGGCAGCAGCCGTTCCAGGTAACGCGCGACCAAATCCACTTCCAGGTTGACACGCGCCCCTGCCGCTAGCCGGCCGAGCGTGGTCACCGCCAGTGTGTGCGGCACCAGGTTGACGTCGAAGCGCCGGCCCGCGACGCCATTGACCGTCAGGCTGACGCCGTTCACACAGACCGAGCCCTTGCGCGCAATATAGCGTGCCAGCGCGGCCGGCGCCTCGAACTCGAGGCGCTGTGAGCGCGCGTCCCCGTGACGCGAGCGCAGCCGGCCCAGGCCGTCCACGTGCCCGCTCACCAGATGCCCGCCCAGCGGCTGGCCCAGAGCCAGCGCCTTTTCCAGGTTGACGGCAGCGCCGACGCCCAGCGCGCCCAGCGTGGTCAGGGCCAGGGTTTCCCGCGAAACATCGGCCGCGAAGTCGCGACCCTCCCGCCCGGTCACCGTCAGGCACACGCCCTCGACGGCAATGCTGTCGCCGACCGCCACGCCATCGAGGAAGCCCTCCGGGCAGCGGATGCGCAGGCGCAGGTCACCGACCTGCGGCTCGATGCGGCTGATCCGGCCGACAGCCTGGACGATACCGGTAAACATTCGCACTCAGCTCGCAGGGCGCGCCATGATACGCCAATCCTGCCCCAAGGCGCGGATGTCATCGATCTGCAGCGGCAGACGCTGTGCGAGGCTGTTGAGCCCCGGCAGACTGACCAGGCCGCGGCCACGGTCACCCAGAAGAAACGGCGCAAGATAGAGGATCAACTCGTCGGCCAGCCCGGCCTGCAGCAGCGCGCCGGCCAGGGTCGGCCCGGCCTCGACCAGTACCTCGTTGACCTGCCGTTGCGCCAGCAGGCCGAGCACGGCGGGCAGATCCAGCCTGTGTCCCACCAGCGGCACCCGGTGCAGCTCCGCACCGGCCCGGGTCAGGGCCCGCCAGGCGCTGGAACCCTCGTCTTCGGCGGTCATCACCAGAGTGCGCCCCGGCAGGCTCAGCATTCGAGCCAGCTCGGGCATGCGCAGCTGGGTGTCGAGCACGATGCGCAGCGGTGGATCCCATTCGCCGGGCAGACGCACGGTGAGCGAGGGATCGTCGGCCAGCACCGTGCCGACACCGGTCATGACCGCGCCGGCCTCCGCGCGCAGCCGGTGCACGTCCTCGCGCGCGGCCGTGCCGGTGATCCAGCGGCTCTCGCCGTTGGCGGCGGCGATGCGCCCGTCCAGGCTCATGGCGAGTTTGACCCGCAGCCAGGGGCGGCCGCGCTCCATGCGGCTGACGAAGCCGCGGTTGAGCGCGCGCGCTTCGGCCTCGCACACGCCGCAGGCGGTCTGGATGCCGGCCGCGCGCAGCGCCTCGAGCCCGCCACCGTTGACGCGCGGATTGGGGTCGGGCATGGCCGCCACCACGCGGGTGACGCCGGCGGCGATCAGGGCGTCGGTGCAGGGCGGCGTGCGGCCGTGGTGGCAGCAGGGTTCCAGGGTGACATAGGCGGTGGCGCCGCGTGCCTGCCCGCCGGCGGCGGCCAGGGCATCGACCTCGGCATGCGCCTCGCCGGCGCGCCGGTGCCAGCCCTCGCCGACCACGCGGCCGTCGCGCACCAGCACGCAGCCGACGCGCGGGTTCGGATGCGTGCTGTACAGCCCCCGTCGCGCCAGTTCCAGCGCGCGTGCCATGTAGCGCAGGTCGTCGGGACTGGCGCCGGTCTCAGTAGTCG from Nevskiales bacterium includes these protein-coding regions:
- the ribBA gene encoding bifunctional 3,4-dihydroxy-2-butanone-4-phosphate synthase/GTP cyclohydrolase II; translated protein: MGLNSIEEIIDDIRQGRMVIMMDDENRENEGDLVMAAVHTRPEDINFMARYGRGLICLTLEQARCRQLRLPLMVAQAEDSHRTRFTVSIEAAEGVTTGISAHDRARTIQAAVRPDARPEDLVQPGHIFPLMAQPGGVLTRAGHTEAGCDLARLAGLEPAGVIVEILNEDGTMARRPDLETFARQHGLKLGTIADLIRYRVATEHTVERVAEQDVQTDFGPFRLIAFEDRIDRALHFAMLRGPVDPEQPTLVRVHVRNALNDMLGIRHPDFSWPLRSALRRVAEEGSGVVVVLRKPEPINELVQRVQNLNISSEPEHVDHPSVLRTYGIGAQILKDVGVRRMRVLSQPKRLQGISGFGLEVVDYVPCD
- a CDS encoding riboflavin synthase is translated as MFTGIVQAVGRISRIEPQVGDLRLRIRCPEGFLDGVAVGDSIAVEGVCLTVTGREGRDFAADVSRETLALTTLGALGVGAAVNLEKALALGQPLGGHLVSGHVDGLGRLRSRHGDARSQRLEFEAPAALARYIARKGSVCVNGVSLTVNGVAGRRFDVNLVPHTLAVTTLGRLAAGARVNLEVDLVARYLERLLPAKKTARPKRKRKHASKK
- the ribD gene encoding bifunctional diaminohydroxyphosphoribosylaminopyrimidine deaminase/5-amino-6-(5-phosphoribosylamino)uracil reductase RibD; its protein translation is MTTTTETGASPDDLRYMARALELARRGLYSTHPNPRVGCVLVRDGRVVGEGWHRRAGEAHAEVDALAAAGGQARGATAYVTLEPCCHHGRTPPCTDALIAAGVTRVVAAMPDPNPRVNGGGLEALRAAGIQTACGVCEAEARALNRGFVSRMERGRPWLRVKLAMSLDGRIAAANGESRWITGTAAREDVHRLRAEAGAVMTGVGTVLADDPSLTVRLPGEWDPPLRIVLDTQLRMPELARMLSLPGRTLVMTAEDEGSSAWRALTRAGAELHRVPLVGHRLDLPAVLGLLAQRQVNEVLVEAGPTLAGALLQAGLADELILYLAPFLLGDRGRGLVSLPGLNSLAQRLPLQIDDIRALGQDWRIMARPAS